Proteins encoded together in one Chitinophaga varians window:
- a CDS encoding TIGR00730 family Rossman fold protein → MKSIVVFCGSSAGLDPVYMDQARQLGAALAQRNITLVYGGAKVGLMGAVADGALQAGGKVIGVLPHFLQQKELAHTGLTELVLVDTMHERKTKMNELSDGVIALPGGFGTMEELFEMLTWGQLGLHQKPVGMLNVNGFYDALHQLSQTMTEKGFLSASNRDMLLYSDQIDELLTKMEQYRPAEKPKWITPAQS, encoded by the coding sequence ATGAAAAGTATCGTCGTTTTTTGCGGTTCCAGCGCCGGCCTTGATCCGGTATACATGGATCAGGCCCGTCAACTGGGCGCAGCGCTTGCGCAACGCAACATCACCCTGGTGTATGGCGGCGCCAAAGTAGGCCTGATGGGCGCCGTAGCAGATGGCGCATTACAGGCAGGCGGAAAAGTAATTGGCGTATTGCCGCATTTCCTTCAACAGAAAGAGCTGGCGCATACTGGTCTCACTGAGCTGGTGCTGGTAGACACCATGCATGAGCGCAAAACCAAAATGAACGAGCTGTCTGACGGCGTTATTGCGCTGCCGGGCGGCTTTGGCACCATGGAAGAATTGTTTGAAATGCTCACCTGGGGGCAACTGGGGCTGCATCAGAAACCTGTTGGCATGCTCAATGTCAACGGCTTCTACGATGCATTGCACCAACTGTCGCAAACCATGACGGAGAAAGGCTTTCTGTCCGCCTCCAACCGTGACATGCTGCTGTACAGCGATCAGATCGACGAGCTGCTGACGAAGATGGAACAGTACCGTCCTGCCGAAAAGCCGAAGTGGATCACACCGGCGCAGAGTTAG
- a CDS encoding aconitate hydratase, translating into MVFDIDMIKRVYAALPGKVEATRQLLGRPLTLAEKILYAHLYAPTTTPFERGKSYVEFAPDRVAMQDATAQMALLQFMTAGREKVAVPSTVHCDHLIQAKVGATQDLAAAVDTNKEVYDFLSSISDKYGIGFWKPGAGIIHQVVLENYAFPGGMMIGTDSHTPNAGGLGMLAIGVGGADAVDVMAGLPWELKMPKLIGVKLTGKMSGWTSAKDVILKVAGILTVKGGTGAIVEYFGEGADSLSATGKGTICNMGAEIGATCSVFAYDTKMSDYLKVTSRAEVAALADAVKDHLRPDAEVYADPKKYYDEVIEIDLNTLEPHVNGPFTPDLAWPISKFAQAIKENNWPEKLEVALIGSCTNSSYEDISRSASLAKQAIDKQLDMKSEFTITPGSELVRYTIERDGLLSTFDQVGGVVLANACGPCIGQWARHIDDPNRKNSIITSFNRNFAKRNDGLASTHAFVASPEIVTALAIAGDLTFNPLTDTLKNKNGEDVKLDEPTGFELPVKGFAVDDAGYQAPAQDGSKVQVIVSPTSDRLQLLEPFAAWEGTDLKGLKLLIKAKGKCTTDHISMAGPWLKYRGHLDNISNNMLIGAVNAFNDKTDTVKNSLTGEYGAVPATMRAYKAAGVGAVVVGDENYGEGSSREHAAMEPRHLGVRAILVKSFARIHETNLKKQGMLGLTFANKEDYDKIQEDDTIDILGLTTFAPGKQLTVVLHHKDGSTDEFAVNHTYNEQQIEWFKAGGALNVIRAEAAKNKK; encoded by the coding sequence ATGGTGTTTGATATTGACATGATTAAAAGAGTGTATGCGGCACTACCGGGTAAAGTGGAAGCAACCCGTCAGCTGTTAGGCCGTCCGCTCACACTTGCCGAAAAGATTTTATACGCACACTTGTATGCACCAACTACCACGCCTTTTGAAAGAGGCAAATCCTACGTTGAATTTGCGCCGGACCGTGTAGCGATGCAGGATGCGACTGCCCAGATGGCATTGCTCCAATTTATGACTGCCGGCCGCGAAAAAGTTGCGGTTCCATCCACAGTACACTGTGATCACCTTATACAAGCCAAAGTAGGCGCCACACAGGATTTGGCGGCTGCTGTTGACACTAATAAAGAAGTTTACGATTTCCTTTCTTCCATCTCCGACAAATACGGCATTGGTTTCTGGAAACCAGGCGCCGGTATCATCCACCAGGTAGTGCTGGAAAACTATGCATTCCCCGGCGGTATGATGATCGGTACTGACTCCCACACGCCTAATGCCGGTGGTTTGGGCATGCTGGCTATCGGTGTTGGCGGTGCTGACGCGGTAGACGTAATGGCAGGCCTCCCCTGGGAGCTGAAAATGCCGAAACTGATCGGTGTGAAACTGACCGGTAAAATGAGTGGCTGGACTTCCGCCAAAGACGTTATCCTGAAAGTTGCAGGTATCCTGACCGTAAAAGGCGGTACCGGCGCTATCGTGGAATACTTCGGTGAAGGTGCTGACAGCCTGAGCGCCACCGGTAAAGGCACTATCTGTAACATGGGTGCTGAAATCGGTGCTACCTGCTCCGTATTTGCCTACGACACCAAAATGTCTGATTACCTGAAAGTGACCAGCAGAGCAGAAGTTGCTGCCCTGGCCGATGCAGTGAAAGACCACCTGCGTCCGGACGCTGAAGTGTACGCAGATCCTAAAAAATACTATGACGAGGTGATCGAAATCGACCTGAACACCCTGGAGCCTCATGTAAACGGTCCATTCACTCCGGACCTGGCATGGCCTATCTCCAAATTCGCTCAGGCTATCAAGGAAAACAACTGGCCTGAAAAGCTGGAAGTGGCCCTGATCGGTTCCTGCACCAACTCTTCCTACGAAGACATCTCCCGTTCTGCATCCCTGGCCAAACAAGCCATCGACAAACAACTGGACATGAAATCCGAGTTCACCATCACTCCAGGTTCTGAACTGGTACGTTATACCATCGAAAGAGACGGTCTGCTTTCTACCTTTGACCAGGTAGGCGGTGTAGTGCTGGCTAACGCCTGCGGTCCCTGCATCGGTCAATGGGCCCGTCACATCGATGACCCTAACCGTAAGAACTCCATCATCACTTCCTTCAACCGTAACTTCGCGAAAAGAAACGACGGCCTGGCTTCAACCCACGCTTTCGTAGCTTCTCCTGAAATCGTGACAGCACTGGCCATTGCAGGTGACCTCACCTTCAATCCGCTGACTGACACCCTGAAAAACAAAAACGGCGAAGATGTGAAACTGGACGAACCTACCGGTTTTGAACTGCCGGTAAAAGGTTTCGCAGTAGACGACGCCGGTTACCAGGCCCCTGCCCAGGACGGTAGCAAAGTACAGGTGATCGTATCCCCTACTTCTGACCGTCTCCAGCTGCTGGAACCATTTGCTGCATGGGAAGGTACAGACCTGAAAGGCCTGAAACTCCTCATCAAGGCAAAAGGCAAATGCACCACTGACCACATCTCCATGGCAGGCCCATGGCTGAAATACCGCGGTCACCTGGACAACATCTCCAACAACATGCTGATCGGCGCGGTAAACGCGTTCAACGATAAAACAGATACCGTTAAGAACTCCCTGACCGGTGAATACGGCGCTGTTCCTGCTACCATGCGTGCTTACAAAGCAGCCGGCGTTGGTGCGGTAGTAGTAGGCGACGAAAACTACGGTGAAGGCTCCAGCCGCGAACACGCTGCCATGGAACCCCGCCACCTCGGCGTTCGTGCTATCCTGGTGAAATCTTTCGCCCGTATCCACGAAACCAACCTGAAAAAACAAGGTATGCTCGGTCTGACCTTCGCTAACAAAGAAGATTATGACAAAATCCAGGAAGATGACACCATCGATATCCTGGGCCTGACTACCTTCGCTCCGGGTAAACAACTCACTGTAGTGTTGCACCACAAAGACGGCAGCACCGATGAATTCGCTGTAAACCACACTTACAACGAACAACAGATCGAGTGGTTCAAAGCCGGCGGCGCGCTGAACGTAATCCGTGCAGAAGCGGCCAAAAACAAAAAATAA
- a CDS encoding metallophosphoesterase family protein, which produces MSDTHSYLHPQVFKYFEEVDEIWHAGDIGNVALADQLEAFKPFRAVYGNIDGADIRIRYPETLRFTVEGVEVLMTHIGGYPGKYAPGVREALKKDPPKLFICGHSHILKVMPDPALQLLHMNPGACGQQGWHKVKTLLRFRLDQGRIEQLEVIELPG; this is translated from the coding sequence ATGTCGGACACGCACAGCTATCTGCACCCACAGGTATTTAAGTACTTTGAAGAGGTGGACGAGATATGGCATGCAGGCGATATCGGCAATGTAGCGCTGGCCGACCAGCTGGAAGCTTTTAAACCTTTCAGAGCCGTTTATGGTAATATCGATGGCGCGGATATCCGTATCCGTTACCCCGAAACACTCCGCTTTACTGTGGAAGGTGTGGAGGTGTTAATGACCCACATTGGCGGCTATCCGGGGAAATATGCCCCCGGTGTCCGGGAGGCGCTGAAAAAAGATCCTCCGAAACTCTTTATCTGCGGGCATTCCCATATTTTGAAAGTAATGCCGGACCCGGCACTGCAATTGTTGCATATGAACCCGGGCGCCTGTGGCCAGCAAGGATGGCATAAAGTAAAAACCCTGTTGCGGTTCCGGCTCGATCAGGGCCGTATTGAACAACTCGAAGTAATTGAATTACCCGGCTGA
- a CDS encoding DUF4421 domain-containing protein: MTKSVILILAMVCGCVRAGAQGKFFKWLQTENDTAYIEDHTEDITFRLYGSRKFTKYDIIDRKQKRDILYRPNTPFNIGVGANYRFIGINLGFNFPFINREKEKYGNTRYIDLQSHIYLRKLVVDFYGQSYKGYYIANPEKVFGKEYARQNPYPQRPDIRNRGLGLNVQYIFNDKRFSYRAPNLQNEYQKKSAGSFIVGGEFFLANIKGDSSLVPSNIVDTTFLREQHYYKSGIASLAANVGYAHTFVYRQHFFLSLSVTTGIGAAKTGLHYDNGDVSHSVGLQFSNTVRASLGYNSSRYFAGIHYVGMTTRSKMPAPNTYQAFGTGNFRVSLVRRFELKKPLWRTRALKETKETMN, encoded by the coding sequence ATGACCAAATCTGTAATATTAATATTGGCGATGGTATGTGGATGCGTTCGTGCAGGGGCCCAGGGTAAATTCTTTAAATGGCTGCAAACCGAGAATGATACGGCCTATATAGAAGATCATACGGAAGATATCACCTTCCGCCTGTATGGCTCGCGTAAATTCACCAAGTACGATATCATCGACAGAAAACAAAAGAGAGATATACTCTACCGCCCCAATACGCCCTTCAATATCGGCGTGGGCGCCAATTACCGCTTTATCGGTATTAACCTCGGGTTTAATTTCCCGTTTATCAACAGGGAGAAGGAAAAATATGGCAATACCCGCTATATTGACCTGCAGTCGCATATCTACCTGCGCAAATTAGTGGTCGATTTTTACGGTCAGTCGTATAAAGGGTATTATATCGCTAACCCGGAGAAGGTATTTGGAAAAGAATACGCACGGCAGAACCCCTATCCGCAACGGCCGGATATCCGTAATCGCGGACTGGGACTGAATGTACAGTATATCTTTAATGATAAACGTTTCTCTTACCGGGCGCCCAATCTGCAAAATGAATATCAGAAGAAAAGCGCGGGGTCTTTTATCGTGGGTGGGGAATTCTTTCTCGCGAACATAAAGGGCGACTCTTCGCTCGTGCCTTCCAACATTGTTGACACCACTTTTCTGCGGGAGCAGCACTATTATAAAAGCGGCATCGCCAGCCTGGCGGCCAATGTCGGATATGCCCACACGTTTGTTTACCGGCAGCATTTTTTCCTGTCGCTGTCAGTCACCACCGGCATCGGGGCTGCCAAAACCGGCCTGCATTACGATAATGGGGATGTGAGCCACAGCGTGGGGCTTCAGTTTAGCAATACGGTGAGAGCGTCATTGGGATACAATTCCAGCCGCTATTTTGCCGGTATCCACTATGTAGGCATGACCACCCGTAGCAAAATGCCTGCACCAAATACCTATCAGGCTTTCGGTACAGGCAATTTCAGGGTGAGCCTGGTCCGCCGTTTTGAGTTGAAGAAACCGCTGTGGAGGACCAGGGCGCTGAAAGAAACAAAAGAAACGATGAACTAA
- the purU gene encoding formyltetrahydrofolate deformylase yields MQNSPVQTIACLLICCPDRPGIVAGVSVFFFQLGANILDASQHSTDPREGLFFMRMEIQLDIADKAGLEQSFQEKVATPLAMEWQIHYSDQRKKMAIMVSSYDHCLMELLWRWRSGELAVDIPVVISNHTKLEKECTSLGLPFHYLPVDAGNKAAQEQAAIDLLQQHDIDFTVLARYMQILSPRFVEQYPQRIINIHHSFLPAFAGARPYLNAYTRGVKLIGATAHYVTNELDEGPIIEQDVARVSHKHAVDDLVMLGRDIERQVLTRAVKAHIENRVIVHGNKTIVF; encoded by the coding sequence ATGCAAAACTCCCCTGTACAAACGATCGCCTGCCTGTTGATATGCTGTCCTGACCGGCCTGGTATTGTAGCCGGTGTTTCTGTCTTTTTTTTCCAACTCGGTGCAAATATACTCGATGCGAGCCAACACAGTACTGATCCACGTGAAGGATTGTTTTTCATGCGGATGGAGATACAGCTGGACATCGCTGACAAAGCAGGGCTGGAGCAGTCTTTCCAGGAAAAAGTGGCCACGCCGCTGGCGATGGAATGGCAGATCCATTACAGCGACCAGCGCAAGAAGATGGCCATTATGGTATCTTCCTATGACCATTGCCTGATGGAGCTGCTATGGCGCTGGCGCAGTGGCGAGCTGGCCGTAGACATCCCTGTGGTGATCTCCAATCATACCAAACTGGAAAAAGAATGCACTTCATTGGGCCTTCCTTTCCACTACCTGCCGGTAGATGCCGGCAATAAAGCCGCACAGGAGCAGGCAGCCATAGACCTGTTACAGCAGCATGATATTGATTTTACCGTGCTGGCCCGGTATATGCAGATCCTGTCGCCCCGCTTCGTAGAACAATACCCTCAACGCATTATCAACATACATCATTCCTTTTTGCCCGCCTTTGCCGGCGCGCGCCCTTACCTCAACGCCTATACGCGCGGCGTGAAGCTGATTGGCGCCACCGCCCACTATGTCACCAATGAGCTGGACGAAGGCCCTATCATTGAACAGGACGTGGCCAGGGTAAGCCACAAACACGCTGTAGACGACCTGGTGATGCTGGGCCGCGACATAGAGCGGCAGGTGCTTACCCGCGCCGTGAAAGCCCATATTGAAAACAGGGTGATCGTGCATGGTAACAAGACAATTGTGTTTTAA